The genome window CCGCCGCGCCGCCTGGAGGCGCGCGAGATCCCCGCCATCGTCGACGACTTCCGCCGCGCGGCGCGCAACGCGCTCCTCGCGGGCTTCGACGGCGTCGAGGTccacggcgccaacggctacctcatCGAGCAGTTCCTCAAGGACAGCGCCAACGACCGGGACGACGAGTACGGCGGCTCCCTCGAGAACCGCTGCCGCTTCGCGCTCGAGGTCGTGCGCGCCGTCGCCGGCGAGGTCGGGCCGGGCCGCGTCGGCGTCCGCCTCTCCCCCTTCACTGACTACATGGACTGCCACGACTCCGACCCGGAGGCCCTGGCGGGGTACCTCGTCCGCAGCCTCAGCGACGTCGGTGTGCTCTACTGCCACATGATCGAGCCACGGATGGCCATCGTTGACGGCCGACGCCAGATCCCGCACCGCCTGCGCCCGTTCAGGGAGGCATTCCGGGGCACCTTCATCGCCGCCGGAGGGTACGACAGGGCGGAGGGGGACAAGGTGGTGGAGGAAGGCTACACGGACCTCGTCGCCTACGGCAGGCTGTTCCTGGCCAACCCGGATCTGCCCCGGAGGTTCCGCCTCCCCGACGCGCCGCTCAACAAGTACGACCGCACCACCTTCTACACCTCCGACCCCGTCATTGGATACACAGACTACCCCTTTctcgccgacgccgacgccgacaAATAAATGATCCATCTACCGTCGCCGACACGCcggcctcccctcccctcccggcCTCCCCagtcccctcccctccctctgcTCTGCTGTACGTACGTACGTGTTCACGCCAATGCCATGATCCATGCCAGCCGGCCAATTTATACATCTTATACTATAACCCAGGACGATATCAAGCCCTGGATGCTAAACGATCATTTTGATGGCCCAGTCATAAAATGGGCCGTCTACTGGCTAAACAAATAAGGCCCATTTTCAGCTTTCTTGTCCACCAGAAAAAAAATGGCTCTGGCTTTCTTGTGGTGGATCGGTTTTGGTATGTTTGTACTCTTGCTCTACCAAATCAGTATAAACCTGAAATTCTACATTCTTCTGCGTCAACTACGTAGTAGGTACATATGCTGCCGATTGAACGAAATAAATATGGTGAACACCGGCGGCAACGCACCTGATTGGTTGGTTGGTCAAGCAAATTTCCACATGATATGGTATATTAGGACACGTTGGCCATAAGTGCGTTGTCACTAATTATACACCAAGAGCTTCTACACATACTAGTGAACAAAGCACTAGTGAACAAAGCACGTATAACCTAAGTAATAGGACATATATGGCTAGAGCATATGCATGTCGTTCTACAAAACCTACAATCCCTACTACTCCTTAAGGGCCTATCGTAGGCGTCCACAACAGTATATGGCACACGGTTCTGCATCGGCGCCATCAACGCCCGCGACCCCCACCATCCTCCCCACCGCCCGCCCTGGCGCCTCCGGCATCCTCGGATCCACCTGCCCTGGCCCCCCGCCATCCTCGGATCCACCGTGCCCCCGCCCTAGCACCTCCGGCCTCCACCCGCGCGTccacgcccctgcgcgcccaaatCTCGCAtccccaccctcctccccacgcCATCAATGGCGCGTGCAGATCCCAGGTGGCTGAGGATCcgccccaccctcctccccacgcCGTCGATGACGCGTGCAGATCCCAGGTGGCTGAGGATCCGCCCCACCCTCCTCCCCTCCCCACGCCGTTAATGGCACACGCAGATCCCAGGTGGCTGAGGATCTGCCCCACCCTCCTCCCCATGTCGTCGATGGCACACGCAGATCCCAGGTGGTCGAGGATCGGCCCCACCCTCCTCCCCCACCTTCTAGGCCTCTGTCGTGCCCCCGCATGCGGGTATGTCCCGCATCACGAGATTCCGGTCTCCATCGGCGTGATCCAGTCCCCCACCCATCCGCGCGATCCCCTCCCCTGTGACCGATCTCTCTATGGAATACCGGGGTCGCCTCTCCCCCATGATCCAAAAACTCGACGCGATCTCTCTATGGATTAAGCCGACGCCATTTGAAGGATCTACAACGGCGACGAGGTAAGCTCTTTTGGTCTTTTTTTCTGCAGCGGTGGCGAGGTAAGCTCTCGGGTTGGCACAGCCGTACAAGTTCATTTCTTGGTTGGATTTCCACCTCCTTTCTGCTAAACCGTGACTTAATTAGGTTTAGGAGATTTTCTCAAATTCGACAGGCTATTGGTCTCGGATTCATATATATAGTCTCCTAATTAAGCGAGGAGGACAAGAACTTTAGATACTTTTCATAAACCCTCATGCTCATTCAGATTGTTATGTTTGTCTGTACTGCACCATTCTTTTGTGTTGTTTGTACAACCCTATTTGACATTTTTCTTGTTGGGGGTATATGTGAATATGGCATCTGATCTTTGTTGCTTGTGTGAGTAGTGCGTAGGGATTTGTTAGAGATGGCCAGATGGGAAACGAGTCAGAGAACGTGCTCTCAAGAAGAACGAGGAGAGTTGATCCTCTTGAAGGACTGAGGAAATATAAGGGAGGGTACAACATCACTGACAAGCACTACTAGAGTGTAAACTCCCTACATATCTGAAATGTTAACATACCTGGCGTAGAACACATTCTTTCATAGCAGAAGACCAGATAGGCCTAGTCATCTTCATTTTTTAGAGAAATGGAAGTTtggttctgagagcacctagaggggggggggggtgaataggtgatcctgtagaaacttaaacttacagccacaaaaacttgttaagcgttagtacagttaatgccaagtggctagagcgaagatcttgcacaatatgataatcacgagaagttcaacacagagaagacacagtgatttatcccgtggttcggccaagtacaaaacttgcctactccacgttgtggcgtcccaacggacgagagttgcactcaactcctctcaagtgatccaatgatcaacttgaataccacagtgttatgcttttcttcttaatatcccgttttcgaggaatctccacactttggagcctctcgcccttacacttgagattcacaaagaaatacggagtaaggaagggactaacaacgcacacaagactgaaaatcagagcaacaacacgcacacaaatcgcaacaagagctcgcaacacaactcaatgagttcacaactcaacaagagctctagatgctatcacaatgaatcaaatgcgcggaatcgatgtcttggtgcttaggaatgttgtaggaatgcttggtgtcctcctccatgcgcctaggggtcccttttatagccccaaggcagctaggagccgttgagaacaaatctggaaggccatccctgccttctgtcgtcgggtgcaccggacagtccggtgcacaccggacactgtccggtgcccgatttctttccataagcggcacagccgaccgttgctgaccgttgcagatctgggagccgttggcgcaccggacagtccggtgcacaccggacagtccggtgcccccttccgaccgttggcccggccacgtgtcgcgcgcagatcccgcggccgaccgttggctcggccgaccgttggctcggccgaccgttggctcaccggacagtccggtgcacaccggacagtccggtgaattttagccgtacgccgtcggcgaattcccgagagcggccttttcacgccgagtcagcctggcgcaccggacactgtccggtgcaccaccggacagtccggtgtgccagaccgagctgagtcttggctgtacacagccaagtctttctccatctcttctcttttcttcttctctctgtttctaatacttagacaagtatattagtacacaaaaccaatgtactaaggcttagaaacatacctttaattgtgatttgcactttgttcacccatgggcatagattcacatttgagcacttgtgtttgcactcaatcaccaaaatacttagaaatggcccaagggcacatttccctttcaatctccccctttttggtgatttatgccaactcaacataaagcaactagaacaagtgcaaaatcacttcaaataaacctcaaatttattttgattcgtttttggcatatatggatcatcctttgccaccacttggtttgtttttgcaaatcaaactcaaatctctatctctaagtcaaacacacatgttgaagcataaagagagtcattccataagagattgatcaaagatttcaaaaactccccctctttcccataatcactacttctccccacaagaagccaacttttgacacaaaagatatgaaagagttttgacaaaccaaaagctttactctcctattttcaaatctctcaagtggtagctgatccatttattgctttggcctttattttctccccctttggcatcaagcaccaaaacgggatcaaatttggccctttaaccccattgcctcaccaaagtcatcaattaagagcaaatggcaataagagttcatgagatgaacttggaataagttaccctctcatcggagtgcagtggaagtctttcatggtccaagtccaccttttccctttcaattctccttcgagactaaatcaaggaaactcaagcatatggttagtctcaaagggtcaagttgtaacacatctccccctaaacatgtgcatcactttgcaacggacttgtgaggtccagggagtgtttgtacaacttgagcaccacaataagcaacaacatgcagaatgaacatgatcaaaggcataaacacatgtatgctacagttcaatccaggttccgcgaatctaagacatttagctcactacgcagcctgcaaaaggtcttctcatctagaggcttggtaaagatatcggctagctggttctcggtgctaacatgaaacacttcgatatcccccttttgctggtggtctctcagaaagtgatgccggatgtctatgtgctttgtgcggctgtgctcaacaggattctccgccatgcggatagcactctcattatcacataggagtgggactttgctcagattgtagccaaagtccctgagggtttgcctcatccaaagtagttgcgcgcaacactgtcctgcggcaacatactcggcctcagcggtggatagagcaacggaggtttgtttcttagaatgccatgacaccagggaccttcctaagaattggcacgtccccgatgtactcttcctatcgaccttacatccagcataatcggagtctgaatatccaatcaagtcaaaggtagacccctttggataccagagcccgaagcaaggcgtagcaactaaatatctaagaattcgcttcaccgccactaagtgacactccctaggatcggattgaaatctagcacacatgcatacgctgagcataatatccggtctactagcacataagtaaagtaatgaccctatcattgaccagtatgctttttgatcaacggacttacctcctttgttaaggtcggtgtgtccgtcgattcccatcggagtctttgcgggcttggcgtccttcatcccaaaccgcttcagcagatcttgcgtgtacttcgtttgagagatgaaggtgccgtccttgagttgcttcacttggaacccaaggaagtagttcaactcgcccatcattgacatctcgaatttctgcgtcatcaccctgctaaactcttcacaagactttttattagtagaaccaaatattatgtcatcgacataaatttggcacacaaacaaatcaccatcacatgtcttagtgaaaagagttggatcggctttcccaaccttgaaagcattagcaattaagaaatctctaaggcattcataccatgctcttggggcttgcttaagtccatagagcgccttagagagcttacacacgtggtcggggtaccgttcatcctcgaagccagggggttgctccacgtatacctcctcctttattggcccgttgaggaaagcgctcttcacatccatttggaacaacctgaaagaatggtgagcggcatatgctagcaagatacgaatggactctagcctagccacaggagcaaaagtctcctcaaagtccaaacctgcgacttgggcataaccttttgccacaagtcgagccttgttccttgtcaccactccgtgctcgtcttgtttgttgcgaaacacccacttggttcccacaacattttgcttgggacgaggcaccagcgtccaaacttcattacgcttgaagttgttaagttcctcctgcatggccaacacccaatccggatctagcaaggcctcttctaccctgaaaggctcaatagaagagacaaaagagtaatgttcacaaaaattaactaatcgagaccgagtagtcactcccttgctaatatcacccagaatttggtcaacgggatgatccctttgaatcaccgctcgaacttgggttggaggtgccggttgcgcttcttcctccatcacatgatcatcttgtgctcccccttgatcacatgcctcctgttcatcgtcttgagttgggggttgcaccattgttgaggaagaaggttgatctcgttcatcttgttcctgtggccgcacttctccaatcgccatggttcgtatagcggccgtcggaacatcttcttcatctacatcatcacaatcaaaaacttgctctcttggagagccattagtctcatcaaatacaacgtcgctagagacttcaaccaaacccgatgatttgttgaagactctatacgcctttgtatttgagtcataacctaacaaaaacccttctacagctttgggagcaaacttagaatttctacccttctttactagaatgtagcacttgctcccaaaaacacgaaagtaagatacattgggtttgttaccgattagtagctcatacgacgtcttcttgaggaggcgatgaaggtagaccctgttgatggcgtggcaagccgtgttcacggcttctgtccaaaagcactcgggggtcttgaactctcctagcatcgtcctcgccatatcgatgagcgtcctgttcttcctctctaccacaccattttgctgtggtgtgtagggagcggagaactcgtgcttgatcccttcctcttcaaggaactcctccacttgaaggttcttgaactcggacccgttgtcgctccttatctttttcactttgagctcaaactcattttgagctctcctgaggaagcgcttgaggatcccttgggtttcagacttatcctgcaaaaagaacacccaagtgaagcgggaaaagtcatcaacaataactagaccatacttatttcctcctatacttagataggcgacgggtccgaagaggtccatatgcagcagctccaggggccttgatgtggtcatcacattcttgctgtgatgtgctcctcccacctgtttacctgcttgacaagctgcacaaggtctatctttttcgaattgaacgttagtcaaacctatcacgtgttctccctttagaagcttgtgaaggttcttcatccccacatgtgctaagcggcgatgccacagccagcccatgctagtcttagctattaagcatgcatctagaccggcctcttcttttgcaaaatcaactaaataaagtttgccgtctaatacacctttaaaagctagtgaaccatcacttcttctaaagacagacacatctacatttgtaaatagacagttataccccatgttgcataattgactaacagatagcaaattatatccaagagactctactaaaaacacattagagatagagtgctcattggaaattgcaattttgcctaacccttttaccttgccttgattcccatcaccgaatataattgaatcttgggaatccttattcttgacgtaggaggtgaacatcttcttctcccccgtcatatggtttgtgcatccgctatcaataatccagcttgaacccccggatgcataaacctgcaagacaaatttaggcttgggttttaggtacccaactcatgttgggtcctacaaggttagtgcaaatatccttagggacccaaatgcaagttttgtctcccttgcattttgcccctaacttcctagcaactattttcttatcctttctacaaatagcaaaggaagcatttaaagcacaataaattgtagaaggttcatttactactttcctaggagcatgaataaagttctttctaggcacatgatgagtagcatttctcctagacatatttctaccatgcatataggaagaactagaagcaaacatggcatgagagtcaaaatcatcataagcattataactcctataagcatttctagtttgtctcctatcatgatacaaaaaggcatggttctttttagcactagtagccataggggccttccctttctccttagcgggaatgggagccttatggcttgttaagttcttggcttctctcttgaagccaagtccatccttaattgaggggtgtctacccaccgtgtaggcatccctagcaaattttagtttctcaaaatcacttttgctagtcttaagttgggcattaagactagccaattcatcttttaatttggagattgaaactaggtgttcactacaagcatcaatatcaaagtctttacacctagtgcaaatcataacatgttctacacaagagttagatttatttgctatttctaaGTTCGCActcaaatcattgttaacactttttaaattagaaatggtttcatgacaagtagatagttcaaaagacagcatttcatttcttttaacttctaaagcataggatttttgtgcctctacaaatttatcatgttcttcatacaacaaatcctcttgtttctctaagagtctatccttctcattcaaggcatcaatcaactcattgattttactaattttatttctatccaatcccttgaacaagctagagtaatctatgtcatcattatcactagactcattatcactagaggaagcataagtggagtctcgagtactcaccttcttttctcttgccatgagacaagtgtgatgctcgttggggaagagggatgacttgttgaaggcagtggcggcgagtccttcattgtcggagtcagaggaggagcaatccgaatcccactcctttccgatatgtgcctcgcccttggccttcttgtaatgcttcttcttttccctcttgctcccgtgttcctggtcactatcattgtcgggacagttagcaataaaatgaccaagcttaccgcatttgaagcatgatcgctttcccttggtcttagtcttgcttggctgtcccttgcgaccctttagtgccgtcttgaatcttttgatgatgagggccatctcttcatcattaagaccggccgcctcaatttgcgccaccttgctgggtagcgcctccttgctccttgttgccttgagagcaatgggttgaggctcatggattgggccattcagcgcgtcgtccacgtacctcgcctccttgatcatcattcgcccgcttacaaattttccaagaatttcttcgggcgacatcttgatgtacctaggattttcacgaatattgttcaccaagtgaggatcaagaacagtaaatgaccttagcattaggcggacgacgtcgtgatccgtccatcgcgtgcttccgtagctccttattttgttgataaggatcttgagccggttgtatgtttgtgtcggctcctcgccccttatcatcgcgaatcgtccgagctcgccctccaccaactcaatcttggtgagtaaggtgacatcattcccctcatgagagatcttgagggtgtcccaaatctgcttggcattgtccaagccgctcaccttgtgatactcgtccctgcacaaagaggctagcaacacagtagtagcttgtgcatttttatggatctgttcattaataaatgaagggctatccgagctatcaaatttcattccactttccacaatctcccaaatgcttggatggagagaaaataggtgagtacgcattttgtgactccaaaatccgtagtcctctccatcaaagtgaggaggcttgccaagtggaatggggagcaaatgagcatttgagctatgcggaatgcgcgaataatcaaaagaaaagtttgagttaaccgtcttttgtttgtcatagtcgttgtcgtcgttgtccttttgggaagaggaagattcattgctgtcgtcgtagtagacgatctccttgatgcgccttgtcttcttcttctttccttccttccatctacggcccgagccggagtcggtaggcttgtcatctttgggctcgttgacgaaggactccttctccttgtcgttgatcacgattcccttccccttaggatccatctcttcgggcggttagtccctttcttgaagagaacggctctgataccaattgagagcacctagagggggggaataggtgatcctgtagaaacttaaacttacagccacaaaaacttgttaagcgttagtacagttaatgccaagtggctagagcgaagatcttgcacaatatgataatcacgagaagttcaacacagagaagacacagtgatttatcccgtggttcggccaagtacaaaacttgcctactccacgttgtggcgtcccaacggacgagagttgcactcaactcctctcaagtgatccaatgatcaacttgaataccacagtgttatgcttttcttcttaatatcccgttttcgaggaatctccacactttggagcctctcgcccttacacttgagattcacaaagaaatacggagtaaggaagggactaacaacgcacacaagactcaaaatcagagcaacaacacgcacacaaatcgcaacaagagctcgcaacacaactcaatgagttcacaactcaacaagagctctagatgctatcacaatgaatcaaatgcgcgaaatcgatgtcttggtgcttaggaatgttgtaggaatgcttggtgtcctcctccatgcgcctaggggtcccttttatagccccaaggcagctaggagccgttgagaacaaatctggaaggccatccctgccttctgtcgtcgggtgcaccggacagtccggtgcacaccggacactatccggtgcccgatttctttccataagcggcacagccgaccgttgctgaccgttgcagatctgggagccgttggcgcaccggacagtccggtgcccccttccgaccgttggcccggccacgtgtcgcgcgcagatcccgcggccgaccgttggctcggccgatcgttggctcaccggacagtccggtgcacaccggacagtccggtgaattttagccgtacgccgtcggcgaattcccgagagcggccttttcacgccgagtcagcctggcgcaccggacactgtccggtgcaccaccggacagtccggtgtgccagaccgagctgagtcttggctgtacacagccaagtctttctccatctcttctcttttcttcttctctctgtttctaatacttagacaagtatattagtacacaaaaccaatgtactaaggcttagaaacatacctttaattgtgatttgcactttgttcacccatgggcatagattcacatttgagcacttgtgtttgcactcaatcaccaaaatacttagaaatggcccaagggcacatttccctttcaggttctTAGAAGTATTTGGTGTTGGTCATATTTCTGAAGAGATAAATCTCATTGTATGTTTACACCATGAATATCCTATTCTTTGTTTTGGTTGAGCGAGAAACTCGGTTCTCATTTAACTTATTTTTTTGCAGGATGATGTAGATGGTAATTCATGGGTTCTAAACAATAAATTGTGAAATGTTTTGGCAATGTCAAGCACTTTTGATAGAAGGGTGATTTTACTCTAATATGGAGTTAACAGAAAGGTAAATAGAACGGAAGTCCATTTCATTTCGCTCGATCGGTTCCAATTTTCTTTGATGCTTGGTTCCCTGCTAATCTAATCTAATCCATCCATCTATCCTTGGTTCGATTAGGTTCTCGTTCTTCAGTGCGCGATATCAATCCATTGAGGCGCTGGGTGCAGCTAATTTCCCAAACTATATTTGGGGGTGTTCAGCAAAAACCGCGTCAACTGCGCCCGTGCGGGTGAGGG of Zea mays cultivar B73 chromosome 8, Zm-B73-REFERENCE-NAM-5.0, whole genome shotgun sequence contains these proteins:
- the opr4 gene encoding 12-oxophytodienate reductase4 — encoded protein: MAMETQTPETIVPPTTIPPLLTPYKMGAFELEHRVVLAPLTRQRSYGNVPQPHGAVYYAQRATRGGLLITEATGVSDTAQGYTDTPGVWTPDQVAAWRPIVDAVHAKGAVFFCQLWHVGRVSTTALQPGGAAPISSTDRAVAPQLSFDGHLEKFSPPRRLEAREIPAIVDDFRRAARNALLAGFDGVEVHGANGYLIEQFLKDSANDRDDEYGGSLENRCRFALEVVRAVAGEVGPGRVGVRLSPFTDYMDCHDSDPEALAGYLVRSLSDVGVLYCHMIEPRMAIVDGRRQIPHRLRPFREAFRGTFIAAGGYDRAEGDKVVEEGYTDLVAYGRLFLANPDLPRRFRLPDAPLNKYDRTTFYTSDPVIGYTDYPFLADADADK